A window from Microbacterium ginsengiterrae encodes these proteins:
- the serS gene encoding serine--tRNA ligase: MIDLALLRDQPDIVRRSQVARGHDVTTVDAAIEADRSRRAALTAFEDLRAEQNAFGKQVAKAPKEEKTALVAQAKELAERVKQAQQEANQAADAAAAALAQIENVVIEGVPAGGEADFVELRRVGETPVFPFEPRDHLELGEMLDAIDMERGAKVSGARFYFLKGIGARLEIALMNLALDKALQAGFTPMIVPTLVRPEIMQGTGFLGEHADEVYHLDKDDDLYLVGTSEVALAGYHKDEIVDLSRGPLRYAGWSTCYRREAGSYGKDTRGIIRVHQFNKLEMFVYTAAADAEAEHLRLVALQEEMLTALGLSYRVIDVAAGDLGSSAARKYDIEAWVPTQQAFRELTSTSNCTTFQARRLDVRHRPDGAGKTEHVATLNGTLATTRWIVALLETHQQEDGSVVVPEVLRPYLGGIDVITPAGATAASQDAQ, encoded by the coding sequence ATGATCGACCTCGCCCTTCTCCGCGACCAACCAGACATCGTCCGCCGCTCGCAGGTTGCGCGCGGTCACGACGTCACCACCGTCGATGCGGCGATCGAGGCCGACCGATCGCGTCGTGCGGCGCTCACCGCGTTCGAGGACCTGCGCGCGGAGCAGAACGCCTTCGGCAAGCAGGTGGCGAAGGCTCCCAAGGAGGAGAAGACCGCGCTCGTCGCGCAGGCCAAGGAACTCGCCGAGCGGGTCAAGCAGGCACAGCAGGAGGCGAACCAGGCAGCGGATGCCGCCGCCGCCGCTCTCGCACAGATCGAGAACGTCGTGATCGAGGGCGTCCCCGCGGGCGGCGAAGCCGACTTCGTCGAGCTGCGGCGGGTCGGTGAGACGCCCGTGTTCCCGTTCGAGCCGCGCGACCACCTCGAGCTCGGCGAGATGCTCGACGCGATCGACATGGAGCGCGGCGCGAAGGTCTCCGGCGCCCGCTTCTACTTCCTCAAGGGCATCGGTGCGCGCCTCGAGATCGCCCTGATGAACCTCGCGCTGGACAAGGCGCTGCAGGCGGGCTTCACCCCGATGATCGTTCCGACGCTTGTGCGGCCGGAGATCATGCAGGGAACGGGATTCCTGGGCGAGCACGCGGATGAGGTGTACCACCTCGACAAGGACGACGACCTCTACCTCGTCGGTACGAGCGAGGTGGCGCTGGCGGGCTACCACAAGGACGAGATCGTCGATCTGTCCCGCGGTCCTCTGCGTTACGCGGGCTGGTCCACCTGTTACCGCCGCGAGGCCGGTTCCTACGGCAAGGACACCCGCGGCATCATCCGGGTGCATCAGTTCAACAAGCTCGAGATGTTCGTGTACACGGCAGCGGCCGACGCGGAGGCCGAGCACCTGCGCCTGGTCGCACTCCAGGAGGAGATGCTCACCGCTCTCGGCCTGTCCTATCGTGTCATCGACGTCGCCGCCGGTGATCTCGGCTCCAGCGCCGCACGCAAGTACGACATCGAGGCGTGGGTGCCGACCCAGCAGGCCTTCCGTGAGCTCACATCCACCTCGAACTGCACGACGTTCCAGGCGCGTCGGCTCGACGTGCGCCACCGGCCGGATGGGGCGGGCAAGACCGAGCACGTCGCGACGCTCAACGGCACGCTCGCGACCACCCGCTGGATCGTCGCGCTGCTGGAGACGCACCAGCAGGAGGACGGGTCCGTCGTCGTGCCGGAGGTGCTGCGACCCTACCTGGGCGGCATCGACGTGATCACCCCGGCGGGCGCGACTGCCGCGTCTCAGGACGCGCAGTGA
- a CDS encoding HAD hydrolase family protein, whose protein sequence is MTSPWLVGLDVDGTIILQDETMSPGVPEAIARVRDAGHVVTIATGRSWTATEHWVEELGLVADYVVCSNGAVTMRRGASGWERWHVETFDPRQVLALLTERLPEAHYMVEIEDGTRLFTGSLADWSMDGGRLVDLDELGELPVSRVVVVSPEHDEDDFHRIVAETGLNEVSYAIGWTAWLDIAPQGVDKGSALARVHGELGLDGGRVLVVGDGRNDIGMFQWAREIGGRAVAMGQAPDEVKDAAGEVTAVVEDGGLAQALDALLLHPGAAQVSPG, encoded by the coding sequence GTGACCTCGCCCTGGCTCGTCGGCCTTGATGTCGACGGCACGATCATCCTGCAGGACGAGACGATGAGCCCCGGCGTGCCGGAGGCCATCGCGCGCGTCAGGGACGCCGGTCACGTCGTGACGATCGCGACCGGTCGCAGCTGGACGGCGACCGAGCACTGGGTCGAGGAGCTCGGCCTCGTCGCCGACTATGTGGTGTGCTCGAACGGTGCTGTGACGATGCGGCGCGGCGCGTCGGGGTGGGAGCGCTGGCACGTCGAGACGTTCGACCCACGCCAGGTGCTGGCGCTGCTCACCGAGCGGCTCCCCGAGGCGCACTACATGGTGGAGATCGAGGACGGCACGCGCCTGTTCACCGGGTCCCTCGCGGACTGGTCGATGGACGGCGGGCGCCTGGTCGACCTCGACGAGCTGGGCGAGCTGCCCGTCTCGCGCGTCGTCGTCGTCTCACCGGAACATGACGAGGACGACTTCCATCGGATCGTCGCCGAGACGGGGTTGAACGAGGTCTCGTACGCGATCGGCTGGACGGCGTGGCTGGACATCGCGCCGCAGGGTGTCGACAAGGGCAGTGCGCTGGCCAGGGTGCACGGTGAGCTGGGCCTCGACGGCGGGCGCGTCCTCGTCGTCGGCGACGGTCGCAACGACATCGGCATGTTCCAGTGGGCGCGCGAGATCGGCGGGCGTGCGGTCGCGATGGGGCAGGCCCCTGACGAGGTCAAGGATGCCGCGGGCGAGGTGACCGCCGTCGTCGAAGACGGCGGCCTCGCACAGGCTCTCGACGCGCTGCTGCTGCATCCAGGAGCCGCCCAGGTCAGCCCGGGATAA
- a CDS encoding LCP family protein codes for MSAKIRRRKTVARHGQLRTPGPVSQFLKILGIALAVVLVSGAAVSAFVVSDLYGTATADAVELEGQKPVPPDISEYEGGFDLLLVGTDTCEEDYAHYFGDRCTGPDSEGNLNDVNILVHVSEEPRRITAVSFPRDLMLPIPECTRDDGSTTWAMSKQPLNSAYMDAGLNCVARTITELTGQDIEFAASVTFGGVIEITNAIGGVDVCLANPIKDYYTGLDMEAGTHTVKGLEALQFLRTRHGVGDGSDLGRIGNQQQYMSSLARKLISGEVLGNVPVMLRLAHTALSNVEASTSLTNPMTIVQIGLAVKDVPFEDIVFLQYPTYDDPSDPNKVVPDMQSAQAMWDAINANQQLQVTHENTANDGVVVQEPEAPEEPTEPTEPADPETPADGVAALPDTIKGNSAAQQTCSNGNVRQ; via the coding sequence GTGAGCGCGAAGATCCGTCGTCGCAAGACTGTGGCACGCCACGGTCAGCTGCGCACCCCGGGGCCGGTCAGCCAGTTCCTCAAGATCCTCGGCATCGCCCTGGCCGTCGTCCTCGTCAGCGGGGCAGCAGTCAGCGCTTTCGTGGTCAGCGACCTGTACGGCACCGCCACGGCTGATGCGGTCGAGCTCGAAGGTCAGAAGCCCGTCCCGCCGGACATCAGCGAGTACGAGGGCGGCTTCGACCTGCTCCTGGTCGGCACGGACACTTGCGAAGAGGACTACGCGCATTACTTCGGCGACCGCTGCACCGGTCCCGACTCCGAGGGAAACCTCAATGACGTGAACATCCTCGTGCACGTCTCCGAGGAGCCGCGTCGGATCACGGCAGTCAGCTTCCCGCGCGACCTCATGCTGCCGATCCCCGAGTGCACCCGCGACGACGGCAGCACGACCTGGGCCATGAGCAAGCAGCCGCTGAACAGCGCGTACATGGACGCCGGCCTCAACTGCGTCGCGCGGACCATCACGGAGCTCACCGGGCAGGACATCGAGTTCGCCGCATCCGTCACCTTCGGCGGCGTGATCGAGATCACCAATGCCATCGGCGGTGTCGACGTCTGCCTCGCGAACCCCATCAAGGACTACTACACCGGTCTCGACATGGAGGCCGGCACGCACACCGTGAAGGGTCTCGAGGCGCTGCAGTTCCTTCGCACCCGCCACGGTGTCGGCGACGGCAGCGACCTCGGCCGCATCGGCAACCAGCAGCAGTACATGTCGAGCCTTGCCCGCAAGCTCATCAGCGGTGAGGTGCTCGGGAACGTCCCCGTCATGCTCCGCCTGGCGCACACTGCTCTCAGCAACGTCGAGGCGAGCACGTCGCTCACCAACCCGATGACGATCGTCCAGATCGGTCTCGCGGTCAAGGACGTGCCGTTCGAGGACATCGTCTTCCTCCAGTACCCGACCTACGACGACCCGAGCGATCCCAACAAGGTGGTCCCGGACATGCAGTCGGCGCAGGCGATGTGGGATGCGATCAACGCGAACCAGCAGCTTCAGGTCACGCACGAGAACACCGCCAACGACGGTGTCGTCGTGCAAGAGCCTGAGGCGCCCGAGGAGCCG